Part of the Allofrancisella guangzhouensis genome is shown below.
AGGCTTGGCTCATAAAGGCAATAAAGTAAGCTTTGGTGAGTTTGGTCTTCAAGCAACATCTAGAGGTAGAATCACTGCTAGACAAATAGAAGCGGGTAGAAGAGCAATTAATCGTCACATTAAGCGTGGTGGTAAAGTTTGGATAAGAATTTTTCCAGATAAGCCTATTACACAAAAGCCTTTAGAAGTTCGTATGGGTAAAGGTAAAGGTTCGGTTGAGTATTGGGTTGCTCAAATTCAGCCAGGACGTGTGCTATATGAGATTACTGGTGTTAAAGAGGAGTTGGCTCGTGAAGCTTTTGCAAGAGCAGCTGCTAAGTTGCCAGTATCTACAACTTTTGTTGAAAAACAGGTGATGTAATGAAGAGAAAAGATACTTTAAAAGATTATAGAGGTAAAAGTATTGACCAGTTGCAAGAAGCTAAAGTAGAGTTGCTACAACAGTTATTCTCACTTCGTATGCAAAAGGGTACGGGACAATTAAAGAAAAATCACTTATTTAAGAGTGCAAAAAGAAATATTGCTCGTATAAATACAATAATATCAGAAAAGAATAGATAGGGTGCCTATAATATGAGCGATAAAATTAGATTACTAGAGGGTAAAGTCTTTAGCAATGCTATGGATAAAACTGTAGTTGTAAAAGCTGAAAGATATGTTAAACACCCTTTGTATGGCAAGTTTGTAAAAAAAACTACTAAATATTATGTTCATGATGAAAACAATGAATGTAAAGAAGGTGATGTTATTAAGTTTAAGGAAACAAAGCCTTACTCAAAAACTAAAAAATGGTGTTTAGTGGATATTATCCATAGAGAAAAATAATAAATTTGATTTTATTTTTGTTTATTGATATATTTATCGGACTGCAAAAAGTCACTGCAGTCTTTATATAATAATAAATAAGGGTTATTTGTATGATTCAAATGCAGACAGAACTCCAAGTTGCTGATAACAGTGGCGCTAAGAGAGTTGAGTGTATAAAAGTTTTGGGAGGCTCTCATCGTAGATATGCGTCTATAGGTGATGTTATCAAAGTTACGGTGAAAGAAGCTTCTCCAAGAGGTAAAGCTAAAAAAGGAAATGTGTATAATGCGGTGGTTGTTAGGACTGCTAAAGGTGTACGCAGAAGAGATGGTTCCTTAGTTCGTTTTGACAATAATGCAGCTGTATTATTAAATGCTAATGGTCAGCCAATTGGCACTCGTATCTTTGGTCCAGTTACAAGAGAACTTCGCTCTGAAAAGTTCATGAAGATTGTATCTTTAGCACCAGAAGTACTATAATTATTTATTGAGGTGTAGTAATGAATAGATTAAAAAAAGGTGATGACATAATAGTTATTGCTGGTAAAGATAAAGGTCGCAGAGGTGTGGTTAAATCGTTCACTAAAGGTGGTTCTTTAGTTTTGGTTGAAGGCATAAATGTTGTAAAAAAACATGTTAAGCCAAACCCAAATAAAGGTATCGAAGGTGGAGTTGTTGAAAAAGAACTTCCTATAGATGCTTCGAACGTTGCTATTTTTAACCCAGCTACACAAAAAGCTGATAGAGTGGGTTATAAATTTGTTGATGAGAAAAAGGTTCGCTACTTTAAGTCTAATGGCGAGCTTGTAGACTTATAGGAATAAGTTTTATGGCAAGATTAAAAGATCATTATCAAAAAGAGCTTGTTGCTAAGTTAAAGAATGAGCTTAAATTGGATAATATAATGGAAGTACCACGTATTGAGAAAATTACTCTTAATATGGGTGTTGGTGATGCAGCAAAAGATAAAAAAATTATGACTTTTGCATTAAACGATTTGACAGCAATAGCTGGGCAAAAGCCAGTTGTTACTAAGTCTAAAAAATCTATCGCTGGTTTTAAAATACGTGATGGTTGGCCAATAGGTTGTAAAGTTACATTACGAGGCGAGCGTATGTATGAGTTTTTAGATAGGCTTATAACAATTGCTATCCCTAGAATTAGAGATTTTAGGGGTTTAAGTCCTAAGTCTTTTGATGGTAGAGGTAATTATAGTTTGGGTATGAGAGAACAAATATCTTTCCCAGAAGTTGATTACGATAAAATAGATATCATTAGAGGTTTAGATATTTCAATAACAACTACTGCTAAAAATGATGACCAGGGAAGAGCTTTGCTTAGAGCTTTTGGTTTTCCTTTTAAATCATAATTAAATTGGGGTTTTAAATGGCAAAGAAATCTATGATTCAGAGGGAGTTAAAAAGAGAAAAATTAGTAGCTAAATATGCTCAAAAAAGAGCTGAGCTTAAGGCTATTATTCTTGATGTAAACTCTACTGAAGAGCAAAAATGGGAAGCTCAAATTAGGCTGCAAAAATTACCAGTAAATTCTTCAGCTTCTAGAGTTCAGAGAAGATGTAAGGTTACAGGTAGACCTCACGCTGTTTATAGAAAGTTTGGTTTATGTCGTAATAAACTAAGAGAATATGCGATGGCAGGTGATGTTCCTGGTTTGAAAAAAGCTAGTTGGTAATAAGGAATTTAGATTATGAGTATGCAAGATCCTATAGCGGATATGTTTACAAGAATTAGAAATGGTCTTTCCGCACATAAAGAAACCGTTTCTGTTCCTTTTTCAAAGATGAAAATGGAAATAGCAAACTTTTTAGTACAAGAGGGTTATATTGCAGAATGTTCAAAAGCAATAACAGCAATAGGCCATCCTTGTATAGTTATTGAGCTTAAATATCATGCTGGTGCTCCTGTGATCGAAATGATCAAAAGAGTTTCTAGACCAAGTTTAAGAATATATAAGTCACATGCAGAATTACCTAAAGTATATGGTGGTTTTGGTGTTGCTATTGTCTCTACTTCAAAAGGCTTGGTGAGCGATAGAAAAGCTAGAGCTCTTGGTGTTGGTGGCGAAATCATTGGCTATGTAGCTTAAGTTTGGAGGAACATAATAATGTCAAGAATAGGTAAAAAGCCTGTTGTTATACCAAGCGGTGTTACGATAAATGTTGCTGCTGGCAATCAGGTGCAAGTTAAAGGTGCTAAAGCAAGTTTGACAAAAAAATTCTCTACTGATGTGAGTTTTGATATTGCTAATAATCTTGCTAATATAAAACCTTTAAACAATAGTAAAAATGCTATTGCCCAATCTGGTACAGCTAGAGCTATATTAAATAATATGATTGAAGGTGTAACAAAAGGGTTTGAAAGGAAATTGAAAATTATAGGTGTTGGTTACCGTGCTAAAGCTCAAGGTGGCGAGTTGAATTTAACTTTAGGTTTTTCACATCCTGTTGTTTATCAATTGCCTGAGGGAGTAATGGCAGAAACTCCAGCTCCTACGGAGATAATTCTGAAGGGTGCTGATAAAGAACTTTTAGGTAAAGTAGCTGCGGAAATTAGAGATTATAGAAAGCCAGAGCCTTATAAAGGTAAGGGTGTTCGTTATGAAGACGAATTTGTAGCTAAGAAAGAAGCTAAGAAGAAGTAGTAGTAAAGGATAGTATTATTATGGATAAGAAAACTGCTCGTTTGAGTCGTAGTAAGCGTACTAGAATCAAACTAAGAGAACTAGGGCATACAAGGCTTTGTGTTTATAGAACGCCTAAGCATATTTACGCTCAAGTTATCTCTGGTGATGGTTCTACTGTATTGGCTGCTGCATCTACTGTAGAGAAAGATATTAAAGCAAAGTGCAAATATACTGGGAATGTAGCATCTGCTGTTATTGTTGGTGAAATAATCGCTAATAGATGTAAAGAAAAAGGTATAGAAAAAGTTGCTTTTGATAGGTCAGGATATAAGTATCATGGACGTGTTAAGGCTTTAGCAGATGCTGCTAGAGAACATGGTCTACAGTTTTAATAAATAAAATATGGATGATTATTCATTATGTCTAATGAAGTGAAAAAAAATGAAGAACTGATTGAAAAATTAGTTAGTGTTAAAAGGCACTCTAAGACAGTAAAAGGCGGTAGAATTATGAGCTTTGCTGCTTTGACAGTTGTGGGTGATGGAAAAGGCAAAATTGGAATAGGTAGAGGTAAGTCAAGAGAAGTGCCTGTAGCTATTCAAAAAGCCATGGAAAGCGCTAGAAGAAACATGGTATCAGTAAATTTGAACAACGATACTTTATGGTATCCAGTAATGTCCAATCATGGTGCATCTAAAGTATTCATGCAGCCTGCATCAGCTGGTACGGGTATTATTGCCGGTGGTGCTATGCGTGCGGTTTTTGAGGCTGTAGGTGTCCATAACGTTTTAGCAAAAACTTATGGTTCTACTAACCCTGCGAATGTTGTTAGAGCGACCATCGCTGGTTTGGCAAAAATTAAATCACCAGAGGAGATCGCTGAAAAAAGAGGTCTTTCTGTTGAAGAAATTCAGGAGTAATTTAAAATGACTCAAGCTAAAACATTCAAAGTTACTTTGGTAAAAAGCCTTATTGGTCGTAAACAAAATCATATAGCATGTGCTAGAGGCTTAGGATTGAGAAAGATGCATCATACGGTAGAAGTTCTTGACACTGCTGAGAACAGAGGTATGGCTAATAAAATATATTATATGGTTAAAATAGAGGGGTAGTATAAGATGAAATTAAATACAATTGCTCCTGCTGTTGGTTCAAAAAGTGCTCCTAAGAGACTAGGTCGTGGTATAGGAAGTGGTCTAGGTAAAACTTCTGGTAAAGGGCATAAAGGACAAAAAGCACGTTCAGGCGGCTATCATAAGGTTGGTTTTGAAGGTGGACAAATGCCTTTACAAAGAAGATTGCCAAAGTTTGGTTTTACTTCTTCAACTAAAAGATATGTTGCTGAAATCAGGTTGCATGAATTAAATAGTATTGCAGCAGATGAGATAACTTTGGATATTCTAAAAGACTCTGGTCTAGTTAGAAAAGATATAAAAACAGCTAAAGTTATAGCTAGCGGAGAAATCCAAAAAGCTATAAATCTAAAAGGAGTAGCTTGCACGAAAGGTGCGAAGGAAGCTATTGAAAAAGCTGGCGGTAAAGTAGAGTAAGAAACAAAAGTATGTCAAAGTTTAATAGTGCTTCAGGTGCAAGTGAATTAAAATCTCGTTTGATCTTTGTTGTGATAGCTATTATTGTATTTAGATTAGGAGTTTATATTCCTATTCCAAATATAGATCCATCAAAGTTAGTAGATATTATTTCTAATCAACACTCATCGACTAGTGGTCTGATGAGTATGTTTAATATGTTCTCTGGTGGTGCTCTTACTCAGATGAGTATATTTGCTTTAGGTGTGATGCCTTATATCTCGGCATCTATAATTTTCCAAATGCTGTCAGCGGTTTACCCGAAGTTTATAGAGCTTAAGAAAGAAGGTGAATCTGGTCAGAAAAAGATAACTCAATATACTAGATATTTAACTCTTATTTTGGCATTGGTGCAATCTCTAGGTATAGTAGCTTTTGTGTTACATCAGGATGGTTTAGTAACAACGAATAATATAGTTTTATTTTATTTAACGACTATTGTTTCAGTAACTACTGGTAGTATGTTTTTAATGTGGTTGGGTGAGCAAATTACAGAAAGAGGCGTTGGTAATGGTATTTCATTATTAATTTTTTCGGGTATAGTAGCTAATCTTCCTGCAGAAATTTTAAATACTATCTCACAGGCAAATGCACCAGGTTCTAGCATAACTTATTTATCAGTTTGGGTGTTACTTGTTCTATTGCTGTTAGTGATTGCTTTTGTAGTATTTATGGAAAGTGCTCAAAGAAAAATAACAGTAAACTATGCCAAAAGACAGCAAGGTAGAAAAATGTATGCTGCTCAAACCAGCCATCTACCGTTAAAGCTTAATATGGCAGGAGTGATTCCGGCGATATTTGCATCTTCGATACTTATGGTACCAGGTGTATTGTTTGGTTGGTTATCTAACTATGGTTCATTAAGTTGGTTGGCAGATGTTTCAGAGATACTTCAACCTGGTAGTATAGTTTATACTATAGTATTTGCAGCAACTATTATATTTTTCTGTTTCTTTTATACTTCATTGGTATTTAACCCAAAAGAAACAGCTGATAATTTGAAGAAATCTGGAGCTTACATTTCTGGTGTCAGACCTGGTGAGCAAACAGCTAAATATATAGATGCAATTATGACGAGGCTGACTTTGGTGGGTTCGTTATATATCACAGCAATATGTTTGCTGCCTATATTTATAGTTAAATTTTTTGCACAGGGTTTATCGTTTACATTTGGTGGTACTTCGTTGTTAATCGTAGTGGTTGTTATGATGGATTTCATGGCTCAAGTTAGATCGCATATGATGTCAACTCAGTACGATTCTTTATTGAAAAAAGCAAATCTCACTAGTAAGAGAAAATAGAGAAATTTTTTGGAGAAATATAATGAAAGTTAGAGCTTCAGTTAAAAAAATGTGTAGAAATTGTAAGGTTATAAAACGTAATAGGGTTGTTCGCGTTATATGTACAGATCCTAGACATAAGCAAAGACAAGGTTAAGGTACCAAGCTTATAAATAAAGCTTGATTATTTGTTTTTAAAAAGTTATCCTAGCAAGTTAATAAATGCTTGTGATAGCACTAAACTAAGAATAATTATTAGGAGTGAAATAAATGGCTCGTATAGCTGGTGTTAATATTCCTGTTCATAAACACGCTGTAATAGGATTAACTTCGATTTATGGAATAGGTAAAACAAGAGCGATGAAAATTTGTGAGAATTGCAAATTAAATCCAACTGTTAAAATCAAGGATTTAACAGAAGAGCAAGTTGAGAGCTTAAGAGCAGAAGTTGCTAAATTTACTGTAGAAGGTGACCTACGTCGTGAAGTTTCTATGGATATAAAAAGACTTATGGATTTAGGTTGCTATAGAGGTAGAAGGCATCGTCGTAGCCTTCCTGTAAGAGGTCAAAGAACAAAGACTAATGCTCGTACTCGTAAGGGTCCGAGAAAGCCGATAAAGGCATAATACAATTATAACTATAACGATTAAAAGGTAGATTATATGGCTAAGTCTGTTAGATCAACAAAGAAAAAAGTAAAAAGAGTAGTTACTGATGCAGTTGCTCACATTTACTCTTCTTTCAATAACACTATAGTAACTATTACAGATAGACAAGGTAATGCTTTATCTTGGGCTACATCTGGAGGTAGTGGTTTTAGGGGTTCAAGAAAAAGTACACCATTTGCTGCTCAAATTGCAGCGGAAAAAGCAGCTGATATGGCGTTAGAATATGGTGTTAAGAATGTAGATGTTTTAGTAAAAGGACCAGGCTCAGGTAGAGATTCAGCTGTTAGAGCTTTGAATACTAAGAACCTGAAAGTAACTAGTATAACGGATGTGACTGGATTGCCTCATAATGGATGTCGTCCTCCTAAAAAACGTCGTGTTTAATATTTTAAAGGGAATTTTATAATGGCTAGATATCTAGGACCAAAGTGTAAACTTTCTAGAAGGGAAGGTACAGATTTATTCTTAAAAAGTGGTGTAAAAGCTACTGATGAAAAGTGCAAAATGAATACAGCGCCAGGTCAGCATGGAGCTAGAAAAGCTCGACTTTCTGATTATGGTCTTCAATTGAGAGAGAAACAAAAAGTTCGTCGTATGTATGGTATTTTAGAGGGTCAATTTAAAAAATACTATGTTGAAGCAAGTAGAAGAAAAGGTAATACAGGTGCTACTTTATTAGAGCTTTTAGAGTCAAGACTAGACAATATAGTTTATAGAATGGGCTTTGCTGCGACTAGAGCTGAAGCAAGACAACTAGTTGTACATAAGGGCATAATGTTAAATGGCAAAACTTGTAATGTACCATCGGCACAAATAAAAGCTGGTGATGTTATTACGGTGAAAGAAAAAGCTAAGAAGCAACTTAGAATACAAAATGCTGTAGAGCTTGCAAAACATAGAAAAGAACTTTCTTGGATAGATGTAAATACCGATGCTTTAGAAGGAACTTTAAAGGCTTCTCCAGATAGATCTGAATTATCATCAGATATAAACGAACAATTAATTATCGAGCTTTACTCTAAGTAATTATATTTTTTAGAATTTATTACTTATAGTGGCTCATTATAGCCTTATTTCAAGGAGATTTTTAGTGAGTAATAATAATTTGAAACAGGAATTTACACCTAGTGTACAACTTATAGAAGAATTGGGTGCTTTTGGATATAAGGTGCAGCTCTCTCCTGTTGAAAAAGGTATGGCTCATATTCTTGGTAACTCAATTAGACGGGTTCTTCTTTCGTCTTTGCCTGGGGCGTCTGTAGTTAAAGTAAACATTAAAGATGTTTTACATGAATATTCTACATTAGATGACGTTAAGGAAGACATTGTTGAAGTAGTTTCAAATTTGAAAAAAGTAGCAGTAAAACTTGATGAAAATGTTGATAATATTGAATTAGAGCTATCAGTTAGTAAAAGTGGCGTTGTTACGGCAGGCGACTTTAAATCTACTAGTGGAGTTGAAATTATAAATAAAGATCAAGTGATTGCGACTTTAACAAATAAAAGAGAATTTAACTTAGTTGCTAGCGTAGTTTGGGGAAGAAACGTTGGTATCCTTTCAGCTATGCCTGTTGAATTAGAAAAAGTAGGTGATATAGCTGTAGATGCTGATTTTAATCCAGTTAAAAAAGTAGCTTTTGAGGTTATTGAGAACAGTGATAGTGAAATATTGGAAATATTTCTAAAAACAAACGGTACTATAGATCCATTAAAAGCTGTTACTAAGGCTTTGGAGTATTTTTGTGAGCAGATGTCAGTATTTGTTTCTTTAAAGGTGCCACACCAAGGTAAAACTGGTGATGTTTTAATAGACTCTAATATTGACCCAATACTTTTGAAGCCAATAGATGATTTAGAGCTTACAGTCAGATCATCTAATTGTCTAAGGGCTGAAAATATTAAATATTTAGGTGACTTAGTCCAATATTCTGAGTCACAACTAATGAAAATACCTAACCTAGGTAAAAAATCTCTTAATGAAATTAAGCAGATACTTATAGATAATAACTTATCTCTTGGAGTTGTGATTGACAATTTCAGGGAGTTGGTTGAGGGTAAATAAATTAATATAGTAATCATATAATATTAACTATAAAGGAGTAATTACTATGAGACATCGTAAACAAGGTAGAAAGTTCAGTAGAACTAGTAGTCATAGAAAAGCAATGTTCAAAAACATGTCAGCTTCTCTTATCAATCATGAGATTATCAAAACGACATTACCTAAAGCTAAAGAGCTAAGAACAATAGTTGAGCCTTTAGTTACTTTAGCAAAAAGAGAGTGCAAGTTAAGAAATGAGTTGGATATAAATTCTAATGAGTTTAAAGCGCAGTCTGTAGCTTTAAGAAGACAAGCTTTTGACTTCTTAAGAAATAAAGCAGCAGTGAAAAAGCTTTTTGAAGAATTTGGTGTGCGTTATGCTGAAAGAGCAGGTGGTTACACTAGAATTCTTAAATGTGGTTATAGATTTGGTGATAAAGCGCCTATGGCCTTTATTGAACTAGTAGGTAGACCACACGTTGAAATGCCTACTGACGAAGAATAAATATCATTTTTATTTAAAAACATTTTTCTTATCTTTTTATAATAAAAAATTCTTGAAAAATAATATATAACTCTCATATTAATCTTGCTATAAATAAGTTTATCTAATAATATAAAGAGGGTTATATAAATGTCAGAAAAAAATTATACTTTTGAAACTGAAGTAGATAAGTTACTTCATCTTGTGATTCATTCATTATATTCTAATCGTGAAATCTTCTTAAGAGAATTGGTATCTAATAGCTCAGATGCTATCGAGAAACTTAGGTATAAGAGTATTTCAAATGCAGAGCTTAATGAAGATGATGCTGATTATGCTATAAAAATAGATTTTGACAAAAAAGCTAAAACAATAACCGTTAGTGATAATGGTATTGGTATGACAGAAGAAGAGGTTATCGAAAACCTAGGGACAATTGCAAAATCAGGAACTAAAAAGTTTTTAGAGAGTCTAACTGGTGATAAAAGTAAAGATAATGAGCTAATAGGTCAATTTGGTGTTGGGTTTTATTCATCATTCATAGTCGCAGATAAGGTAACTGTAAGAACTAGAAAAGCAGGGCAGGATAAATCTCAAGCTATAAAGTGGGTATCTGATGCACAAAATGGTTTTACTGTAGAAGCTATTACAAAAGAAAGACGTGGCACAGAGATCATTCTTCATCTTAAAAAGGAACATGAAGACTTGCTAGAGCATCAAGTCTTAAAGGGGTTAGTTAACAAATATTCAGATTGTATAAATACTCCTATCCAAATGAAAAAAGTTGAGTTTGATAAAGATGGTAAGCAAATTATAGAAGATGAATATGAAACAGTAAATAATACTAAAGCTATTTGGCTAAGATCAAAAGATGAGATTACAGATGATGAATATAACGAATTCTATAAATATATCTCACATGACTTTGCTAATGCTTTGATGTGGTCACATAATAAGGTAGAAGGTAATCTTGAATACACTAGCTTGTTATTTATACCAGAAAATAAACCTTTTGATTTTTGGAATAGAGATAAAGATTATGGTTTATCTTTGTATGTGCGTAGAGTATTTATTATGGAGAATAAAGAATTATTGCCTCCATATTTGAGGTTCGTTAAGGGTGTGGTTGATTCTGCTGATTTGCCTTTGAACGTGTCACGTGAAATTCTACAACATAATAAAGTCATTGATAAAATTAAAAAAGCATCAACTACAAAAATTCTTAGTGAGTTAAGTAAATTGGCTAAGAAAGATAAAGAAAAATATCAAAAGTTTTGGGACAATTTTGGTCAAGTGCTAAAAGAAGGTGTTTCAGATGATTACAGCAATAAGGAGAAGATCGCTAGTCTATTAAGATTTACTTCTACAGCTAGTGAAGAAGTTAAACAAACAGTATCTTTAGCTGACTATATTTCACGTATGAAAGAAGGTCAAGACACCATTTACTATATTACATCAGATAGCTATAAAGCTGCTATAAATAATCCTCAGTTAGAGGTGTTTAAGAAGAAAGGTATTGAAGTGCTTTTAATGACGGATAGAATTGATGAATGGATGATGTCTACTTTGACTGAATTTGATGGTAAGCATATGAAATCTATAATCAAAGGGAATATAGATTTAGATAAGTTTGAAACTGAAGAAACAAAAGAAAAATTTGAAAAAGAAACCAAAGATTTTGAAAAAGTACTAAAAGATATTAAAGAGGTTTTAAAAGATAAAGTTGAGGATGTACGTTTATCTAAGCGTTTGACAGACTCTCCGAGTTGTGTGGTTGTAAATGACTATGGTATGAGCTTACATATGCAGAAAATGATGGAAGAAGCAGGACAAGCGTTTATGCCAGGTATGGGTATGAAACCAGTTTTAGAGCTAAATGCTGAGCATCATCTTGTGCAAAGATTAAAGGACGAGCCTGATACGGAAATTTTTGGCGATCTATCACGGTTGCTACTTCTTCAAGCAATGTTTGTAGAAGGCGCTAAGATAGAAGATCCTATGGCTTTTGTTAGGTTGGTTAATAAGTACATCAAGTAAACTTTCTTAATAATTTATCCTTTTTCCTTTCTGAGAAAAAACTAACTATTACACTAAAGATTTAACTTGCAATCCTCATTTTATAGAGAATTTTTTAGTTTTTAATTTGCTAGTGAAATTTGCCATTTTAAAATGGTAACACTTGGTTAAAAATGTTATAATTATGTTCCATGATTTTTCTAAAATTTCTTTCTTAAGATGAATTCGAATACTAAAATTATTTTTGTAACTGGTGGTGTAGTATCTTCACTTGGTAAAGGTGTTACAGCTGCATCTTTAGCCACTCTTTTAGAAAGCCGTGGTTTAAACGTAACTATGCTAAAACTTGACCCCTATATTAATGTCGACCCTGGCACGATGAGTCCGCTACAGCATGGAGAAGTCTTTGTAACTGAAGATGGTGCAGAAACTGATTTAGATTTAGGGCATTATGAGCGTTTCATACGTGCTAAAATGACTCAAGCAAATAATTTCACTACAGGTAAAGTTTACCAAAGTGTACTTAGGAAAGAACGTAAAGGAGACTATCTAGGTGCTACTATTCAGGTTATCCCACATATTACAGATGAGATTAAAAATCGTATTTGTATGGGTATAGCTGATAATGTTGACGTGGCTATTGTAGAGATCGGTGGTACAGTTGGCGATATTGAGTCTTTACCATTTTTGGAAGCTATTAGACAGCTAAGGATAGAGTTAGGTAGATCTAGAACTTTATTTGTACATTTAACTTTGTTGCCATATATAAGGGTAGCAGGTGAGCTAAAAACTAAACCTACACAACACTCTGTAAAAGAACTAAGAGGTATTGGTATACAAGCAGATGTTTTAGTTTGTAGATGTGAGCAAGCTTTTGATGAGAGCGAAAAAAGGAAAATAGCTCTTTTTACGAACGTAAGCCAAGATTGTATTTTTATAGCCGAAGATGTAAAAACTATTTATGAAGTACCGCTTAGGTACAATAAGCAAGGTTTTGATGCTAAATTGGTAGAATTACTATCTTTGAAAACTAAACACCCAGATCTATCAGAATGGCAAAGTGTTGTAGATACTATTCAAAGTGTTAGTGGTGAAGTAACTATTGCAATGGTTGGTAAATATGTTTCATTAACAGAAGCATATAAATCTCTTAATGAAGCACTTTACAATGCTGGCTATAAAAAAGGTGTAAAGGTAAATATAAAATTTGTTGATTCAGAAGCAATTACAGAGAGTAATGTAGATTCATATTTTAAAGATGTGTCAGCAATTCTTGTACCTGGTGGGTTTGGCAGTAGAGGTGTAGAAGGTAAAATTACTGCAATAAAATATGCCCGTGAGAATAATGTTCCATTTCTGGGTATTTGCTTAGGTATGCAACTAGCTGTAGTTGAGTATGCCCGTAATAAGTTGGGTTTAAAAGATGCTCATTCTAGTGAATTAGAATTGACTACAACTAATCCAGTGATTGCTCTTATAGAAGAGTGGCAAGCTAAAGATGGAACTATATATCAGCGTAGTAAAGAATCAGATCTGGGTGGTACAATGCGTCTAGGTGGTTATAAGTGTGTATTGAAAGAAGGCTCTCGTGCTAGAGAAATATATCAAGTAGAGAGTGTTATGGA
Proteins encoded:
- the rpmJ gene encoding 50S ribosomal protein L36: MKVRASVKKMCRNCKVIKRNRVVRVICTDPRHKQRQG
- the rpsM gene encoding 30S ribosomal protein S13, which gives rise to MARIAGVNIPVHKHAVIGLTSIYGIGKTRAMKICENCKLNPTVKIKDLTEEQVESLRAEVAKFTVEGDLRREVSMDIKRLMDLGCYRGRRHRRSLPVRGQRTKTNARTRKGPRKPIKA
- the rpsK gene encoding 30S ribosomal protein S11, producing the protein MAKSVRSTKKKVKRVVTDAVAHIYSSFNNTIVTITDRQGNALSWATSGGSGFRGSRKSTPFAAQIAAEKAADMALEYGVKNVDVLVKGPGSGRDSAVRALNTKNLKVTSITDVTGLPHNGCRPPKKRRV
- the rpsD gene encoding 30S ribosomal protein S4 is translated as MARYLGPKCKLSRREGTDLFLKSGVKATDEKCKMNTAPGQHGARKARLSDYGLQLREKQKVRRMYGILEGQFKKYYVEASRRKGNTGATLLELLESRLDNIVYRMGFAATRAEARQLVVHKGIMLNGKTCNVPSAQIKAGDVITVKEKAKKQLRIQNAVELAKHRKELSWIDVNTDALEGTLKASPDRSELSSDINEQLIIELYSK
- a CDS encoding DNA-directed RNA polymerase subunit alpha, producing the protein MSNNNLKQEFTPSVQLIEELGAFGYKVQLSPVEKGMAHILGNSIRRVLLSSLPGASVVKVNIKDVLHEYSTLDDVKEDIVEVVSNLKKVAVKLDENVDNIELELSVSKSGVVTAGDFKSTSGVEIINKDQVIATLTNKREFNLVASVVWGRNVGILSAMPVELEKVGDIAVDADFNPVKKVAFEVIENSDSEILEIFLKTNGTIDPLKAVTKALEYFCEQMSVFVSLKVPHQGKTGDVLIDSNIDPILLKPIDDLELTVRSSNCLRAENIKYLGDLVQYSESQLMKIPNLGKKSLNEIKQILIDNNLSLGVVIDNFRELVEGK
- the rplQ gene encoding 50S ribosomal protein L17, whose product is MRHRKQGRKFSRTSSHRKAMFKNMSASLINHEIIKTTLPKAKELRTIVEPLVTLAKRECKLRNELDINSNEFKAQSVALRRQAFDFLRNKAAVKKLFEEFGVRYAERAGGYTRILKCGYRFGDKAPMAFIELVGRPHVEMPTDEE
- the htpG gene encoding molecular chaperone HtpG, with the protein product MSEKNYTFETEVDKLLHLVIHSLYSNREIFLRELVSNSSDAIEKLRYKSISNAELNEDDADYAIKIDFDKKAKTITVSDNGIGMTEEEVIENLGTIAKSGTKKFLESLTGDKSKDNELIGQFGVGFYSSFIVADKVTVRTRKAGQDKSQAIKWVSDAQNGFTVEAITKERRGTEIILHLKKEHEDLLEHQVLKGLVNKYSDCINTPIQMKKVEFDKDGKQIIEDEYETVNNTKAIWLRSKDEITDDEYNEFYKYISHDFANALMWSHNKVEGNLEYTSLLFIPENKPFDFWNRDKDYGLSLYVRRVFIMENKELLPPYLRFVKGVVDSADLPLNVSREILQHNKVIDKIKKASTTKILSELSKLAKKDKEKYQKFWDNFGQVLKEGVSDDYSNKEKIASLLRFTSTASEEVKQTVSLADYISRMKEGQDTIYYITSDSYKAAINNPQLEVFKKKGIEVLLMTDRIDEWMMSTLTEFDGKHMKSIIKGNIDLDKFETEETKEKFEKETKDFEKVLKDIKEVLKDKVEDVRLSKRLTDSPSCVVVNDYGMSLHMQKMMEEAGQAFMPGMGMKPVLELNAEHHLVQRLKDEPDTEIFGDLSRLLLLQAMFVEGAKIEDPMAFVRLVNKYIK
- a CDS encoding CTP synthase → MNSNTKIIFVTGGVVSSLGKGVTAASLATLLESRGLNVTMLKLDPYINVDPGTMSPLQHGEVFVTEDGAETDLDLGHYERFIRAKMTQANNFTTGKVYQSVLRKERKGDYLGATIQVIPHITDEIKNRICMGIADNVDVAIVEIGGTVGDIESLPFLEAIRQLRIELGRSRTLFVHLTLLPYIRVAGELKTKPTQHSVKELRGIGIQADVLVCRCEQAFDESEKRKIALFTNVSQDCIFIAEDVKTIYEVPLRYNKQGFDAKLVELLSLKTKHPDLSEWQSVVDTIQSVSGEVTIAMVGKYVSLTEAYKSLNEALYNAGYKKGVKVNIKFVDSEAITESNVDSYFKDVSAILVPGGFGSRGVEGKITAIKYARENNVPFLGICLGMQLAVVEYARNKLGLKDAHSSELELTTTNPVIALIEEWQAKDGTIYQRSKESDLGGTMRLGGYKCVLKEGSRAREIYQVESVMERHRHRYEVNNNYVARLEQAGLIFSGRSEDGNLMELIEIPQHRWFIACQAHPEFTSTPRYGHKLFESFIAAAVENN